One Streptomyces sp. CNQ-509 DNA window includes the following coding sequences:
- a CDS encoding polysaccharide lyase family 8 super-sandwich domain-containing protein: MPENGAAPLLDRRRVLLGGLGLAAGVAGLTLSAPAIARAAEAAGNRAAADDIQLIIERIQQRFLAQGDQIKLANFIYLARTSEALTYAEWLRADGSWPNVDYADTTSSANGRVWSPYHALYRMMAMAHAYRDPDAPGYGKPEIVEALNRALLYWDSVKPTSTNWWEVEIGKSMAMGRVSIFVGDELSAEAREVAYAHNTGRLDPVGANGSWRTENYLYEAVAKRSTADIEQGYDTMAQTIAVDGSGGVKEAVQVDSSFWAHGAQLYSEGYGMALFTIVAAWADVSRGTSFALSDEEVDAIAFYILDGTRWLIRGEIGMMYLGYRPANTIDGVTSYAADFLEPLDRMVRADEGNSAAYRKLADNIRGKTRENGVTGHKYFWRSEFSSHLRAGYGIFTRINSPRMVGSEYRSTFRPEVGNEIDWNAQGATSIQVTNREYDDLVPAFDWFHYPGVTAPYAKVTSTAGKRNAGSFTGGVSDGRYGAVAFTLDRSSTTGRKSYFYFDDEMVALGAGITSTSEHAVHTTVNQGAARGNATVGGKTVRPGTDSAATGASWAYNDEIGYVFPEGGPLRVSNKGQSGSWIDRDPVARNAFTLYFDHGRAPEGAGYAYIVLPGASPAKVRAYAAGPAVRILRNDEQVQAVRHPGLRLTMATFHAAGSLDLGAGRTLRVDQPAVVMLEESGGSAVVSVANPDQPGLTVSVALAAPGRTRRAGFELGSGANLGKTVTQPLT; the protein is encoded by the coding sequence ATGCCTGAAAACGGAGCCGCACCCCTTCTCGACCGACGCCGAGTCCTGCTCGGCGGACTCGGACTTGCCGCGGGCGTGGCCGGTCTGACGCTGTCAGCCCCGGCTATCGCGCGCGCCGCCGAAGCCGCCGGAAACCGCGCGGCGGCGGACGACATTCAGCTCATCATCGAGCGCATTCAGCAGCGCTTCCTCGCCCAGGGCGACCAGATCAAGCTCGCCAACTTCATCTATCTCGCCCGTACGTCGGAGGCCCTGACGTACGCCGAGTGGCTGCGGGCCGATGGCTCGTGGCCGAATGTGGACTACGCCGACACCACCAGTTCCGCGAACGGCCGGGTCTGGTCGCCTTATCACGCGCTCTACCGCATGATGGCGATGGCACACGCCTACCGCGATCCGGACGCCCCGGGCTACGGAAAGCCGGAGATCGTCGAGGCGCTGAACCGCGCACTTCTGTACTGGGACAGCGTGAAACCCACCAGCACGAATTGGTGGGAGGTCGAGATCGGCAAGTCCATGGCCATGGGCCGCGTGTCGATCTTCGTCGGCGATGAACTCAGCGCCGAGGCACGCGAGGTGGCGTACGCGCACAACACCGGCCGGCTCGACCCGGTCGGGGCGAACGGCTCCTGGCGGACGGAGAACTACCTCTACGAGGCCGTCGCCAAGCGCTCCACCGCCGACATCGAGCAGGGCTACGACACCATGGCCCAGACGATCGCGGTCGACGGCAGCGGCGGCGTCAAGGAGGCCGTGCAGGTCGACTCGAGCTTCTGGGCGCACGGTGCGCAGCTCTACAGCGAGGGCTACGGCATGGCGCTGTTCACCATCGTCGCCGCGTGGGCCGACGTCTCGCGCGGCACGAGCTTCGCCCTCTCCGACGAGGAAGTCGACGCCATCGCCTTCTACATCCTCGACGGGACGCGCTGGCTGATCCGCGGGGAGATCGGGATGATGTACCTCGGGTACCGCCCCGCCAACACCATCGACGGCGTCACGAGTTATGCGGCGGACTTCCTGGAGCCGCTCGACCGGATGGTGCGGGCCGACGAGGGCAACTCGGCGGCGTACCGGAAGCTCGCCGACAACATCCGGGGGAAGACCCGGGAAAACGGTGTCACCGGGCACAAGTACTTCTGGCGCTCGGAGTTCTCCTCGCACCTGCGCGCGGGGTACGGAATCTTCACCAGGATCAACTCCCCGCGCATGGTCGGCAGCGAGTACCGCTCCACCTTCCGGCCGGAAGTCGGCAACGAGATCGACTGGAACGCGCAGGGCGCCACCTCGATCCAGGTCACGAACCGGGAATACGACGACCTCGTACCCGCCTTCGACTGGTTCCACTACCCGGGTGTCACCGCGCCGTACGCCAAGGTGACGTCGACGGCGGGAAAGCGCAACGCCGGCAGCTTCACCGGCGGTGTCTCCGACGGGCGCTACGGAGCCGTCGCCTTCACGCTGGACCGGTCCTCGACCACCGGCCGCAAGAGCTACTTCTACTTCGACGACGAGATGGTCGCTCTCGGCGCGGGAATCACTTCCACCTCCGAACATGCCGTCCACACGACCGTCAACCAGGGCGCGGCCCGGGGCAACGCGACCGTCGGCGGCAAGACGGTGCGCCCGGGGACCGACTCCGCGGCGACCGGTGCCTCGTGGGCGTACAACGACGAGATCGGTTACGTATTCCCCGAAGGAGGACCCCTCAGGGTCTCGAACAAAGGGCAGAGCGGGAGCTGGATCGACCGCGATCCGGTGGCGCGGAATGCCTTCACGCTCTACTTCGATCACGGCCGGGCCCCGGAGGGAGCCGGATACGCCTACATCGTCCTGCCCGGCGCATCTCCGGCGAAGGTACGGGCCTACGCGGCCGGGCCGGCGGTCAGGATCCTCCGCAACGACGAGCAGGTCCAGGCGGTCCGCCACCCGGGGCTGCGGCTGACGATGGCCACCTTCCATGCCGCAGGCTCCCTCGACCTGGGTGCGGGCCGTACGCTGCGGGTCGATCAGCCCGCCGTCGTCATGCTCGAGGAGTCCGGCGGCTCGGCCGTGGTGAGCGTCGCCAATCCCGACCAGCCCGGCCTGACCGTCTCCGTCGCCCTCGCCGCCCCCGGCCGCACCCGCCGGGCCGGCTTCGAGCTGGGCTCCGGCGCGAACCTCGGCAAGACGGTGACGCAGCCCCTCACGTGA
- a CDS encoding carbohydrate ABC transporter permease, producing MTAPHPHRQEARAGGGSPSGPQLKGSPPPAPRASARAGRPPRPGRAHRVERWLGRHPLGLALTAPYTVFVLVVFAIPFGFGVWMAFHDYFFTAPGVSVPHPFVGFDNFTAVLGDGDTRRAFRNLGVFMAINIPLTVVLALSLAAALNSATRWRVFFRVSYYVPYVTASVATLAVWLFLFNGSGAVNHALGAWAPEPSWLANKHLVMPLIALYVTWKQLGFYVLLYLAALQNVPRELHEAALTDGAGRWQAFRAVTLPAVRPVTSLVILLSLITSGQIFTEPFLLTGGGPNGASLTPALLIYQRGLEQGEPDAAAAIGLILVTAVLILATISRRVMERN from the coding sequence ATGACCGCACCGCATCCCCATCGGCAGGAGGCGCGGGCCGGCGGCGGCTCGCCCTCCGGGCCGCAGCTCAAGGGCTCACCGCCCCCCGCTCCCCGCGCGAGCGCCCGGGCCGGCCGGCCGCCACGGCCCGGGCGGGCACACCGCGTCGAGCGCTGGCTGGGCAGGCACCCGTTGGGGCTCGCGCTCACCGCCCCGTACACGGTCTTCGTCCTGGTCGTCTTCGCGATCCCGTTCGGCTTCGGCGTCTGGATGGCCTTCCACGACTACTTCTTCACCGCCCCGGGGGTGTCGGTCCCGCACCCCTTCGTCGGGTTCGACAACTTCACCGCGGTCCTGGGAGACGGGGACACCCGGCGCGCCTTCCGGAACCTGGGCGTCTTCATGGCGATCAACATTCCGCTGACCGTCGTGCTGGCCCTGTCGCTGGCGGCGGCGCTCAACTCGGCCACGCGATGGCGGGTGTTCTTCCGCGTCTCCTACTATGTGCCGTACGTCACCGCGTCGGTGGCCACCCTCGCCGTGTGGCTCTTCCTCTTCAACGGCTCCGGCGCGGTCAACCACGCGCTCGGCGCCTGGGCACCGGAACCCTCGTGGCTCGCGAACAAGCACCTGGTGATGCCTCTCATCGCGCTCTACGTGACGTGGAAGCAGCTCGGGTTCTACGTCCTGCTGTATCTGGCCGCGCTGCAGAACGTGCCGCGCGAGCTGCACGAGGCGGCGCTCACCGACGGCGCGGGGCGCTGGCAGGCCTTCCGCGCGGTCACGCTGCCGGCCGTACGGCCGGTGACCTCCCTGGTCATCCTCCTGTCGCTGATCACCTCCGGGCAGATCTTCACCGAACCGTTCCTCCTCACCGGCGGCGGCCCGAACGGCGCCTCGCTCACCCCGGCGCTGCTGATCTACCAGCGCGGCCTGGAACAGGGCGAACCGGACGCGGCCGCCGCGATCGGGCTGATCCTCGTCACGGCGGTGCTCATCCTCGCCACCATCTCCCGGCGCGTCATGGAGAGGAACTGA
- a CDS encoding DapH/DapD/GlmU-related protein — protein MPGDRLMRIHSAEFRAMAERVLRVTELTSRLNILPFEDEAGKADLFKQILGKPLPPGVTIYPPFYTDHGLNLDLAERVFINQNCTFLDYAGIRLGERVMIGPKATFITSGHPVDPGERRLYLTGAPINVAENVWIGAGATILPGVTIGRDAVVAAGAVVADDVPPASLVTGSKATVHRTWVSGEE, from the coding sequence ATGCCCGGCGACCGTCTCATGCGCATCCACAGCGCCGAGTTCCGGGCCATGGCCGAGAGGGTCCTGCGCGTCACCGAACTCACTTCCCGCCTGAATATCCTGCCTTTCGAAGACGAAGCGGGCAAGGCGGACCTGTTCAAACAGATCCTCGGCAAGCCTCTGCCGCCGGGAGTGACGATCTATCCGCCCTTCTACACGGACCACGGCCTCAACCTCGACCTCGCCGAACGCGTCTTCATCAACCAGAACTGCACGTTCCTCGACTACGCCGGCATCCGCCTCGGCGAGCGCGTGATGATCGGGCCGAAGGCCACGTTCATCACCAGCGGCCACCCGGTCGATCCCGGGGAGCGGCGGCTGTATCTCACCGGCGCACCCATCAACGTCGCGGAGAACGTGTGGATCGGTGCCGGCGCCACCATCCTGCCCGGTGTCACCATCGGCCGCGACGCCGTGGTCGCCGCCGGCGCGGTCGTGGCCGACGACGTTCCGCCGGCAAGCCTGGTGACCGGCAGCAAGGCAACCGTGCACCGAACGTGGGTCTCGGGTGAGGAATGA
- a CDS encoding GntR family transcriptional regulator, giving the protein MNTAKVSQPGLDELTPVNPRSTPALVADRLREQIVSGAFVPGSRMTESQLGARLGVSRGQEDFHPGVAAVAVGVDPVAEQVPS; this is encoded by the coding sequence ATGAATACGGCAAAGGTGTCGCAGCCAGGGCTCGACGAGCTCACCCCCGTCAACCCGCGGAGCACTCCGGCGCTCGTCGCGGACCGGCTGCGGGAACAGATCGTCTCCGGCGCGTTCGTGCCGGGCAGCAGAATGACCGAGTCGCAGCTCGGGGCCCGTCTGGGAGTCAGCCGCGGCCAGGAGGACTTTCATCCTGGTGTTGCAGCCGTCGCGGTCGGCGTCGATCCAGTGGCGGAACAGGTCCCGTCGTAG
- a CDS encoding LacI family DNA-binding transcriptional regulator, giving the protein MTHQHPEPGAAQTGAEPAAPAPPRRRSRPTIGDVAALARVSKATVSFVVNGRAGVSTHARQRVLEAAAELGWQPSAGARALSTRRAQALGLVIRRPPELLSTDPFFPQFVAGVESGLSPLDYALVLQVVETEEAEHNAYERLSHDGRADGVFLTDLQLGDRRPALTDRLGLAALIIGPDRPDSPVPAIGVDDAEGVRRAVGHLHALGHRRIGHVSGAEGYVHAEARRRAWATALADAGVPEGPLEAGDFTGAGGARATHALLDLPEPPTAILYANDLMAIAGIAAATGRGLSVPGDLSVVGFDDIPLAEYIAPPLSTVRQDVIAWGRAAARQLVSLTQGHPFQAPALPPVEFVARASTAPPAR; this is encoded by the coding sequence ATGACCCACCAGCACCCCGAGCCGGGCGCGGCGCAGACCGGCGCGGAGCCCGCGGCGCCGGCGCCCCCGCGCCGGCGCAGCCGCCCCACCATCGGGGACGTCGCGGCGCTGGCCCGGGTGTCCAAGGCGACTGTGTCCTTCGTCGTCAACGGGCGCGCCGGCGTCAGTACGCACGCGCGGCAACGGGTCCTGGAAGCGGCCGCCGAGCTGGGCTGGCAGCCCAGCGCCGGGGCCCGGGCGCTGTCCACCCGGCGCGCCCAGGCCCTCGGCCTGGTGATCCGCCGGCCTCCCGAACTGCTCAGCACCGACCCGTTCTTCCCGCAGTTCGTCGCGGGCGTCGAAAGCGGGCTGTCCCCCCTCGACTACGCCCTGGTCCTCCAGGTCGTCGAGACCGAGGAGGCCGAGCACAACGCGTACGAGCGCCTGAGTCACGACGGCCGGGCCGACGGCGTGTTCCTCACCGATCTGCAACTCGGCGACCGGCGCCCGGCGCTCACCGACCGGCTGGGCCTGGCCGCGTTGATCATCGGCCCGGACCGGCCGGACAGCCCGGTGCCGGCGATCGGTGTCGACGACGCCGAAGGGGTTCGCCGCGCCGTCGGGCACCTGCATGCGCTCGGCCATCGCCGCATCGGGCACGTCAGCGGCGCCGAGGGCTACGTGCACGCCGAGGCCCGCCGGCGCGCCTGGGCGACCGCCCTCGCCGACGCAGGAGTGCCCGAAGGGCCGCTGGAGGCCGGGGACTTCACCGGCGCCGGCGGCGCCCGCGCCACCCACGCCCTGCTCGACCTGCCCGAGCCGCCGACCGCCATCCTCTACGCCAACGACCTGATGGCCATCGCCGGGATCGCCGCGGCGACCGGTCGCGGACTGAGCGTCCCGGGGGATCTGTCGGTGGTGGGATTCGACGACATCCCGCTGGCCGAGTACATCGCCCCGCCGCTGAGCACCGTCCGCCAGGACGTGATCGCCTGGGGCCGTGCCGCGGCGCGGCAACTGGTCTCCCTCACCCAGGGGCATCCCTTCCAGGCGCCCGCACTGCCGCCGGTGGAGTTCGTGGCCCGCGCGAGCACGGCGCCGCCGGCGCGCTGA
- a CDS encoding carbohydrate ABC transporter permease translates to MARTLLRLLRYGALGLGAVAALLPFYYMLIGALQKKRDTSLGGLLPDPSNLTLANLSGIDDSFSLTTALLNSLIMTAGVVACTLVFGLLAGYALAILHFRGRGLVFALVLLVQAIPFQLLMIPLYVMVVRYFHLADSYAGMILPFAVNSVAVLIFRQYFLQIPREIFDAARMDGAGELRILRSVAVPLVRPAILTAMLVTFIGPWNEFLWPFLITKNPDMQPLAVSLANFSQANSTFQANPMGAVLAGACVLAVPAVVLFLLFQRHFTSANLGSAIKG, encoded by the coding sequence ATGGCCCGTACGCTGCTGCGCCTGCTGCGTTACGGCGCGCTCGGTCTGGGCGCCGTCGCCGCGCTGCTGCCGTTCTACTACATGCTCATCGGCGCGCTGCAGAAGAAGCGCGACACGAGCCTGGGCGGGCTGCTGCCCGACCCGTCCAACCTGACCCTGGCCAACCTCTCCGGGATCGACGATTCCTTCAGCCTCACCACCGCCCTGCTCAACTCGCTCATCATGACCGCCGGGGTCGTGGCCTGCACCCTGGTCTTCGGGCTCCTCGCCGGATACGCGCTGGCGATCCTGCACTTCCGCGGTCGCGGCCTCGTCTTCGCCCTGGTGCTGCTGGTCCAGGCGATCCCGTTCCAGCTGCTGATGATCCCGCTCTACGTGATGGTGGTGCGCTACTTCCACCTGGCCGACAGCTACGCCGGGATGATCCTTCCGTTCGCCGTCAACTCCGTCGCCGTGCTCATCTTCCGCCAGTACTTCCTGCAGATACCGAGGGAGATCTTCGACGCGGCCCGCATGGACGGCGCCGGCGAACTGCGCATCCTGCGCTCGGTCGCGGTGCCGCTGGTACGGCCGGCGATCCTCACCGCGATGCTGGTGACCTTCATCGGCCCGTGGAACGAGTTCCTGTGGCCGTTCCTGATCACCAAGAACCCGGACATGCAGCCCCTCGCGGTGAGCCTGGCCAACTTCTCCCAGGCCAACTCCACCTTCCAGGCCAACCCCATGGGCGCCGTGCTGGCCGGCGCGTGCGTCCTGGCGGTCCCGGCCGTGGTGCTGTTCCTGCTCTTTCAGCGCCACTTCACCTCCGCCAACCTCGGCTCCGCGATCAAAGGGTAG
- a CDS encoding peptidoglycan DD-metalloendopeptidase family protein gives MLSKLSVRTTLAALAITGLVATAPSALATSPDSATPRATPASATSPSAGVTVKMPDKVADRLGAGRKALIDAVSADVLSRSHDAKGLAPAKAVSKLAAEGRKVVVDVRTVSPGWARGVAYVEASRKAHGQPEGWLYLAHRENGRWVAGLEGDREFAAHVATSPLVGKAERRAMTDYAQRRTTPDKTASPTRATANTGGLLLPWMPDYYMTVTGGPHSHTGGTGYWSSLDFAGGNASGRVRSSREGTATSMCGAGGGWTRVIHPGGFSTDYYHMWNTTYYNGTSIGSSALLGTIGTDVCAGGSATGAHVHWSLRTYDANLVGQYTWLNGRTIGGWTWWNGSSQYTGCGTRLGYSGCPGTAIYNRTS, from the coding sequence TTGCTCTCCAAGCTGTCCGTGAGAACCACCCTCGCCGCTCTCGCCATCACCGGGCTGGTCGCCACCGCGCCCTCGGCGCTGGCCACCTCCCCGGACTCCGCGACACCCCGCGCGACGCCGGCGTCCGCCACGTCGCCGTCCGCCGGTGTCACCGTGAAGATGCCGGACAAGGTCGCCGACCGTCTCGGCGCCGGCCGCAAAGCGCTGATCGACGCCGTCTCCGCCGATGTCCTCTCCCGGTCCCACGACGCCAAGGGCCTCGCCCCGGCGAAGGCCGTCAGCAAACTCGCCGCCGAGGGCCGCAAGGTGGTCGTCGACGTCCGCACCGTCTCGCCCGGATGGGCCCGCGGTGTGGCGTACGTCGAAGCCTCGCGCAAGGCCCACGGCCAGCCGGAGGGCTGGCTCTACCTCGCCCACCGCGAGAACGGGCGCTGGGTCGCCGGTCTCGAGGGCGACCGCGAGTTCGCCGCCCACGTGGCGACATCACCGCTGGTCGGCAAGGCCGAGCGGAGAGCCATGACGGACTACGCGCAGCGCAGGACGACCCCGGACAAGACGGCGTCTCCGACGAGGGCCACCGCCAACACCGGCGGGCTGCTCCTGCCTTGGATGCCCGACTACTACATGACCGTGACCGGCGGCCCGCACTCCCACACCGGCGGGACCGGCTACTGGAGCAGCCTCGACTTCGCCGGCGGCAACGCCAGCGGCCGGGTCCGATCGTCCCGTGAAGGCACCGCGACCTCGATGTGCGGTGCCGGCGGCGGCTGGACCAGGGTGATCCACCCCGGCGGCTTCTCGACGGACTACTACCACATGTGGAACACCACCTACTACAACGGGACATCGATCGGGTCCAGCGCCCTGCTCGGCACCATAGGCACCGATGTCTGCGCCGGCGGTTCGGCGACCGGCGCCCACGTGCACTGGAGCCTGCGTACGTACGACGCGAACCTCGTCGGCCAGTACACCTGGCTGAACGGCCGCACCATCGGCGGCTGGACCTGGTGGAACGGCTCCAGCCAGTACACCGGCTGCGGAACCCGCCTCGGCTACTCCGGCTGCCCCGGCACAGCGATCTACAACCGCACCAGCTGA
- a CDS encoding extracellular solute-binding protein, whose translation MKRHTRIAVLVTAAAVVLPLSACGSDDSGGGKPTAGPIDIWYSTNEQEQAWAKAAVDAWNAEHPEEKITARAVPAGKSTEDVIGAAITAGNTPCLVYNTAPAAVSAFEKQGGLVNLSKTFKDAESFIEQRSGDAVDGFRSPDGSLYQMPWKTNPFMLYYNKEAFAKAGLDAEHPKLRTYDDVLAAAEAIKSAKAADFALYPPATSDYTNSLFDFYPLYLANSGGTQLVEDGKATFTGEAGLQTLGFWQEMYAKGYSSPEAYSGDMWAGPFADGAAAMGIAGPWGKGQFDGKVEYGVVPLPTAAGAEETSTFADSKNVGMFTSCRNQQTAWDFAKFSMSEENDAALLEETGQFPTRTDVTTVAAGFLKKNPFYEPFADAVPRAVDVPNIPGSSEVWTTFRKAWDDTVLSGKGDVEDAFGEAAQTIDDQANG comes from the coding sequence ATGAAGCGTCATACGCGCATTGCGGTGCTGGTGACGGCCGCGGCGGTGGTCCTGCCACTGTCCGCCTGCGGATCCGACGACTCCGGCGGCGGCAAGCCGACAGCGGGGCCGATCGATATCTGGTACTCGACCAATGAGCAGGAGCAGGCGTGGGCCAAGGCCGCCGTCGACGCCTGGAACGCCGAGCACCCCGAGGAGAAGATTACCGCCCGGGCGGTGCCCGCGGGCAAGTCCACCGAGGACGTCATAGGCGCGGCGATCACCGCGGGCAACACACCCTGCCTCGTCTACAACACCGCCCCCGCCGCGGTCTCCGCGTTCGAGAAACAGGGCGGGCTGGTGAACCTCTCCAAGACGTTCAAGGACGCCGAGTCGTTCATCGAGCAGCGCTCGGGCGACGCGGTGGACGGCTTCCGGTCCCCGGACGGCTCGCTGTATCAAATGCCCTGGAAGACCAACCCGTTCATGCTCTATTACAACAAGGAAGCCTTCGCCAAGGCCGGGCTGGACGCGGAGCATCCCAAGCTGCGCACCTACGACGACGTACTGGCGGCGGCCGAGGCGATCAAGAGCGCCAAGGCGGCGGACTTCGCGCTGTATCCCCCGGCGACCAGCGATTACACCAACTCGCTCTTCGACTTCTACCCGCTGTATCTGGCGAACTCCGGCGGCACCCAGCTCGTCGAGGACGGCAAGGCCACCTTCACCGGCGAGGCCGGCCTGCAGACCCTCGGCTTCTGGCAGGAGATGTACGCCAAGGGCTACTCCTCCCCGGAGGCGTACAGCGGCGACATGTGGGCGGGCCCGTTCGCCGACGGGGCGGCCGCCATGGGCATCGCCGGGCCGTGGGGCAAGGGGCAGTTCGACGGCAAGGTGGAGTACGGCGTGGTGCCGCTGCCCACCGCAGCCGGCGCGGAGGAGACGTCGACGTTCGCCGACTCGAAGAACGTCGGGATGTTCACCTCGTGCCGCAACCAGCAGACCGCCTGGGACTTCGCCAAGTTCTCCATGAGCGAGGAGAACGACGCGGCGCTGCTCGAGGAGACCGGCCAGTTCCCCACCCGCACCGATGTGACGACCGTCGCCGCCGGCTTCCTGAAGAAGAACCCGTTCTACGAGCCCTTCGCCGACGCCGTCCCGCGCGCCGTCGACGTGCCGAACATCCCCGGCTCCAGCGAGGTGTGGACGACCTTCCGCAAGGCGTGGGACGACACCGTGCTGTCCGGCAAGGGGGACGTGGAGGACGCCTTCGGCGAGGCCGCCCAGACCATCGACGACCAGGCCAACGGCTGA
- a CDS encoding glycosidase has product MTQLNAETALPYALKRIGVLMTADPADPLEAEGVLNPATAWGPDGHLYLFPRIVSAGNVSRIARARVVIEDGVPVGVERQGVVLAPDEGFERGARNAGVEDPRITFLADLGVHVMTYVAYGPLGPRPALAVSDDTVHWRRLGPLHFAYRPGLSTDLNFFPNKDLVFFPEVLPGPNGRPCFAMLHRPMWELDWLRPGEGAPAPAGVTDPRPSIWIAYADAGAVRADLSALTSLTHAAPVAGPQMPFEEAKIGAGPPPLRVPEGWLLIHHGVTGPVAKGFELSHGSVYRAGGILLDALDPSRVLARSPQPWLSPQIREETEGTLGNVVFPTAVEEIEGIPYVFYGMADSSIGVAALERTAP; this is encoded by the coding sequence ATGACCCAGCTCAACGCCGAAACCGCACTCCCCTACGCCCTGAAGCGCATCGGCGTCCTCATGACCGCCGATCCGGCCGACCCGCTGGAGGCCGAGGGCGTCCTCAACCCCGCCACCGCCTGGGGACCCGACGGCCACCTCTACCTCTTCCCGCGGATCGTCTCGGCCGGGAACGTCTCCCGCATCGCCCGGGCCCGCGTCGTGATCGAAGACGGCGTCCCGGTCGGCGTCGAACGCCAGGGCGTGGTCCTGGCCCCGGACGAGGGCTTCGAGCGCGGTGCACGCAACGCCGGTGTGGAGGACCCGCGCATCACCTTCCTCGCGGACCTCGGCGTGCACGTCATGACCTACGTCGCCTACGGCCCTCTCGGCCCCCGTCCGGCCCTGGCCGTCTCCGACGACACCGTCCACTGGCGGCGCCTGGGGCCGCTGCACTTCGCGTACCGGCCGGGCCTCTCCACCGACCTGAACTTCTTCCCCAACAAGGACCTGGTGTTCTTCCCCGAGGTGCTGCCGGGACCGAACGGGCGGCCCTGCTTCGCCATGCTGCACCGGCCGATGTGGGAGCTGGACTGGCTGCGGCCCGGCGAAGGCGCCCCGGCCCCGGCCGGGGTCACCGACCCCCGGCCGTCGATCTGGATCGCCTACGCGGACGCCGGCGCGGTCCGCGCCGACCTCTCCGCGCTCACCTCGCTCACCCATGCCGCGCCGGTCGCGGGCCCTCAGATGCCGTTCGAGGAGGCCAAGATCGGAGCCGGGCCGCCGCCGCTGCGCGTTCCCGAGGGCTGGCTGCTCATCCACCACGGGGTCACCGGCCCTGTCGCCAAGGGCTTCGAACTGAGCCACGGCTCCGTCTACCGGGCCGGCGGCATCCTGCTCGACGCCCTCGATCCGTCCCGGGTGCTGGCACGCAGCCCGCAGCCGTGGCTGTCCCCGCAGATCCGGGAGGAGACCGAGGGCACTCTCGGCAACGTCGTCTTCCCCACCGCCGTCGAGGAGATCGAAGGCATCCCGTACGTCTTCTACGGGATGGCCGACAGCTCCATCGGCGTCGCAGCACTCGAGCGCACCGCCCCGTAA
- a CDS encoding S1 family peptidase, whose product MSTERTNPLRRTARRFRRPVTALTALAVLALPAGLGLAGPQAAQAQPRTFSTGELAAAGDAVLAADIAGTAWGVDQATGTVLVTVDERVSAAEIAELRRSAGAQAGALTFERTAGTFRPYLQGGEPVWSTTGRCTAGFNVRVSNADYFVTAGHCTAGFPTWYTNSSRTTLVGPTAASSYPGNDFGIVRYTNPAVPRPGTVNCNGTIIDITGPANLVVGQSVSMAGGATGCHGGGITGINVTVNYGDAIVSGLIRTTLCCGPGDSGSPVFTLTGDGTTALAVGVLSGGSGNCTSGGTSFVQPINEILTAYGAVLT is encoded by the coding sequence GTGAGCACCGAGCGCACCAACCCCCTCAGACGCACAGCCCGGCGCTTCCGGCGGCCCGTGACCGCCCTGACCGCCCTGGCCGTGCTCGCCCTCCCGGCGGGTCTGGGGCTGGCCGGCCCGCAGGCGGCGCAGGCCCAGCCGCGGACGTTCAGCACCGGCGAACTCGCGGCGGCGGGCGACGCCGTCCTTGCCGCCGACATCGCCGGAACGGCCTGGGGCGTCGACCAGGCGACGGGCACCGTCCTGGTCACGGTGGACGAGCGCGTGTCGGCCGCTGAGATCGCCGAGCTGCGCAGGAGCGCGGGTGCGCAGGCCGGCGCCCTCACCTTCGAGCGGACCGCGGGTACGTTCCGGCCGTATCTCCAGGGCGGCGAGCCGGTCTGGAGCACTACCGGCCGCTGTACCGCCGGCTTCAACGTACGGGTCAGCAACGCCGACTACTTCGTGACCGCGGGCCACTGCACCGCCGGCTTCCCCACCTGGTACACGAACTCGTCGCGCACCACGCTCGTCGGCCCGACCGCGGCGAGCAGCTACCCGGGCAACGACTTCGGCATCGTGCGGTACACCAATCCCGCGGTGCCCCGGCCCGGGACGGTCAACTGCAACGGCACGATCATCGACATCACCGGCCCGGCGAACCTGGTTGTCGGCCAGAGCGTTTCGATGGCCGGCGGCGCCACCGGCTGCCACGGCGGGGGCATCACCGGCATCAACGTCACGGTGAACTACGGCGACGCGATCGTCAGCGGGCTCATCCGCACCACCCTGTGCTGCGGGCCCGGTGACAGCGGCTCTCCGGTGTTCACCCTCACCGGGGACGGCACGACGGCGCTGGCCGTCGGGGTGCTCTCGGGCGGCTCCGGCAACTGCACCTCAGGCGGTACGTCCTTCGTCCAGCCGATCAACGAGATCCTCACGGCCTACGGCGCCGTCCTCACCTGA